From the genome of Carassius auratus strain Wakin chromosome 26, ASM336829v1, whole genome shotgun sequence, one region includes:
- the LOC113044615 gene encoding sodium/potassium-transporting ATPase subunit alpha-1 isoform X1 → MGRGEGREQYELAATSEQGGKKSKPKGKKEKDKDMDELKKEVDLDDHKLSLDELTRKYSTDLTRGLSVSRAKEILERDGPNALTPPPTTPEWVKFCKQLFGGFSTLLWIGAILCFLAYGIQAVSEEEPANDNLYLGIVLSAVVMITGCFSYYQEAKSSKIMDSFKNLVPQQALVIRDGEKNNINAEEVVVGDLVEVKGGDRIPADLRIISAHGCKVDNSSLTGESEPQTRTPDFSNDNPLETRNIAFFSTNCVEGTARGVVINTGDRTVMGRIATLASGLEVGRTPISIEIEHFIHIITGVAVFLGVSFFILSLILGYSWLEAVIFLIGIIVANVPEGLLATVTVCLTLTAKRMAKKNCLVKNLEAVETLGSTSTICSDKTGTLTQNRMTVAHMWFDNQIHEADTTENQSGTSFDRSSATWAALARIAGLCNRAVFLAEQENFPILKRDVAGDASESALLKCIELCCGSVKEMREKYTKISEIPFNSTNKYQLSIHKNPNSNATESSHLLVMKGAPERILDRCSSILIQGKEQPLDDELKDAFQNAYLELGGLGERVLGFCHFNLPDEQFPEDFQFDTEEVNFPTENLCFIGLMSMIDPPRAAVPDAVGKCRSAGIKVIMVTGDHPITAKAIAKGVGIISEGNETVEDIAARLNIPINEVNPRDAKACVIHGGDLKDLSPEQLDDVLKHHTEIVFARTSPQQKLIIVEGCQRQGAIVAVTGDGVNDSPALKKADIGVAMGIAGSDVSKQAADMILLDDNFASIVTGVEEGRLIFDNLKKSIAYTLTSNIPEITPFLFFIIANIPLPLGTVTILCIDLGTDMVPAISLAYEAAESDIMKRQPRNPKTDKLVNERLISIAYGQIGMIQALAGFFTYFVILAENGFLPSTLLGIRVHWDDRYENDLEDSYGQQWTYEQRKIVEFTCHTAFFTSIVIVQWADLIICKTRRNSVFQQGMKNKILIFGLFEETALAAFLSYCPGMDVALRMYPLKPNWWFCAFPYSLLIFIYDEIRKLIIRRSPGGWVERETYY, encoded by the exons ATGGGACGAGGA GAAGGACGAGAACAATATGAGCTGGCAGCCACCTCAGAGCAGGGGGGCAAGAAGTCAAAGCCCAAGGGTAAGAAAGAGAAGGATAAAGACATGGATGAACTCAAAAAAGAGGTGGACTTG GATGATCACAAACTGTCCCTGGATGAACTCACCAGGAAATACAGCACTGATTTAACTAGG GGATTGTCAGTCAGTCGTGCTAAAGAGATCTTGGAGCGTGATGGACCCAACGCTTTGACTCCACCTCCAACCACCCCAGAATGGGTCAAGTTCTGCAAGCAGCTCTTTGGAGGATTCTCAACTCTCCTGTGGATTGGAGCCATCCTTTGTTTTCTTGCCTACGGCATCCAGGCAGTCTCCGAGGAGGAACCCGCCAATGATAac TTGTATCTGGGTATCGTACTCTCTGCTGTTGTGATGATCACTGGATGTTTCTCATACTATCAAGAGGCCAAGAGCTCCAAGATCATGGACTCTTTTAAGAACCTTGTCCCTCAG CAAGCCTTGGTTATCCGTGATGGTGAGAAGAATAATATCAATGCTGAAGAAGTTGTGGTTGGAGATCTGGTGGAAGTCAAAGGTGGCGATAGAATTCCTGCTGATCTGCGTATCATTTCTGCTCATGGATGCAAG GTGGACAACTCCTCCCTCACTGGAGAATCTGAGCCTCAGACTCGTACTCCTGACTTCTCCAATGACAACCCACTGGAGACCAGGAACATTGCGTTTTTCTCTACCAACTGTGTTGAAG GCACTGCCAGGGGTGTCGTCATCAACACTGGTGACCGCACTGTCATGGGTCGTATTGCTACTCTTGCTTCTGGCCTTGAAGTTGGTCGCACTCCCATCTCAATTGAGATTGAGCACTTTATCCACATTATCACTGGTGTAGCCGTCTTCCTGGGTGTCTCCTTCTTCATCCTCTCCCTGATCCTTGGCTACTCTTGGCTGGAAGCTGTCATCTTCCTCATTGGTATTATTGTGGCTAATGTGCCAGAAGGTCTCCTGGCTACCGTGACA GTGTGTCTAACTCTGACTGCCAAACGTATGGCAAAGAAGAACTGTCTGGTGAAGAATCTCGAAGCTGTGGAAACTCTTGGCTCGACCTCCACCATCTGCTCTGACAAGACTGGTACTTTGACCCAGAACCGAATGACCGTCGCTCACATGTGGTTTGACAACCAGATTCACGAAGCAGACACCACAGAGAACCAGAGTGGAACCTCCTTTGACAGGAGCTCTGCTACTTGGGCCGCCCTCGCACGTATCGCCGGTCTCTGCAACCGTGCTGTCTTCCTTGCAGAACAAGAAAACTTCCCAATTCTTAAG AGAGACGTGGCTGGTGACGCCTCTGAATCTGCCCTGCTGAAGTGTATTGAGCTGTGCTGTGGATCGGTGAAAGAGATGAGAGAAAAATACACCAAGATTTCCGAGATCCCATTCAACTCCACCAACAAATACCAG CTCTCCATCCATAAGAACCCCAATAGCAATGCAACTGAATCCAGTCACTTGCTAGTAATGAAAGGTGCTCCCGAAAGGATCCTGGACAGGTGCAGCTCTATTTTGATTCAAGGAAAAGAGCAGCCGCTTGATGATGAGTTGAAGGATGCCTTCCAGAATGCCTACTTGGAACTTGGGGGCCTTGGAGAAAGAGTACTGG GATTCTGCCACTTCAACCTTCCTGACGAACAGTTCCCTGAGGACTTCCAGTTTGATACAGAGGAGGTGAACTTTCCCACTGAGAACTTGTGCTTTATTGGCCTTATGTCCATGATCGATCCTCCTCGTGCCGCTGTACCAGATGCCGTGGGCAAATGTAGGAGTGCTGGAATCAAG GTTATCATGGTTACTGGTGATCATCCAATCACAGCCAAGGCCATTGCCAAAGGAGTGGGTATCATCTCTGAGGGCAACGAGACCGTTGAAGACATTGCTGCCCGTTTAAACATTCCTATTAATGAGGTTAATCCAAG ggatGCCAAAGCTTGTGTGATCCATGGTGGTGACCTGAAAGATCTGTCCCCAGAGCAATTAGATGATGTCTTGAAACACCACACAGAAATAGTGTTTGCCAGAACGTCTCCTCAGCAGAAGCTGATTATCGTCGAAGGCTGCCAAAGACAG GGTGCGATTGTAGCTGTAACCGGTGATGGTGTCAATGATTCTCCTGCTCTGAAGAAGGCTGATATTGGTGTGGCTATGGGTATCGCTGGATCTGATGTATCTAAACAGGCTGCTGACATGATCCTTCTGGACGACAACTTTGCCTCAATTGTCACTGGAGTAGAAGAAG GCCGTCTGATCTTTGACAACTTGAAGAAGTCCATTGCCTACACACTGACCAGCAACATCCCTGAGATCACCCCCTTCCTCTTCTTTATCATTGCCAACATCCCTCTTCCTTTGGGTACCGTCACCATTCTCTGCATTGACCTGGGTACTGACATG GTTCCTGCAATCTCATTGGCCTATGAAGCTGCTGAGAGTGACATCATGAAGCGTCAACCCAGAAACCCTAAGACGGACAAACTTGTGAACGAGAGGCTGATTAGCATAGCCTATGGTCAGATAG GTATGATTCAAGCTCTGGCTGGGTTCTTCACATATTTTGTCATCTTGGCTGAAAATGGCTTCCTGCCGTCGACATTGCTGGGCATTCGAGTGCACTGGGATGACAGATACGAAAATGACCTGGAAGACAGTTATGGACAACAATGG ACGTACGAGCAAAGGAAGATTGTGGAGTTCACTTGCCACACGGCCTTCTTCACCAGTATTGTAATTGTACAGTGGGCCGATTTGATCATCTGCAAGACCAGAAGAAACTCAGTATTCCAGCAAGGAATGAA GAATAAGATTCTCATCTTTGGACTATTTGAAGAAACCGCACTTGCAGCTTTCCTGTCCTACTGCCCAGGCATGGATGTTGCCCTCAGAATGTACCCACTGAA ACCAAACTGGTGGTTCTGCGCCTTCCCCTACTCACTCCTCATCTTTATTTATGATGAAATCCGAAAACTTATCATTCGACGCAGCCCAGGAG gTTGGGTGGAGAGGGAGACCTACTATTAA